From the genome of Triticum aestivum cultivar Chinese Spring chromosome 3B, IWGSC CS RefSeq v2.1, whole genome shotgun sequence, one region includes:
- the LOC123067278 gene encoding protein FAR1-RELATED SEQUENCE 12-like: protein MQVNFTPGLCLRSFGRLLIEGTLYNVKEGEKKRKYVKKHDNVAKREKWSRVEYEVTISEDQSEFTCESGQFEHTGMLCNHVLRVMDILHLEKIPAMHILKYSSGGPRTRGTYFPNTWFSIRRTIQLTCRSHAGTRCSI from the exons ATGCAAGTAAACTTTACACCAGGGCTATGTTTGAGGAGTTTTGGTCGCCTCCTAATCGAAGGGACGTTGTACAATGTCAAGgaaggagagaagaagaggaaataTGTTAAAAAGCACGACAATGTAGCTAAAAGAGAAAAATGGAGCAGAGTCGAGTACGAGGTGACCATAAGTGAAGATCAGTCAGAGTTTACGTGCGAGTCTGGCCAGTTCGAGCATACTGGGATGTTATGCAACCATGTCTTAAGG GTCATGGATATACTTCATCTGGAGAAGATCCCTGCAATGCATATACTCAAGTACTCAAGCGGTGGACCAAGGACGCGAGGGACATACTTCCCCAACACCTGGTTCAGTATCAGAAGGACAATTCAGTTAACTTGTCGTTCACATGCAGGAACTCGATGCTCTATCTGA